The proteins below are encoded in one region of Pleuronectes platessa chromosome 14, fPlePla1.1, whole genome shotgun sequence:
- the LOC128455486 gene encoding olfactory receptor 51E1-like, which yields MENGTDSFYFKFTMFVNIGTYYYVAFVFSLLLYSFIVSANLVIILVISRERSLHEPMYMFIALLSVNSLCGATGFFPRFLMDLVSDSHLISRPACFTQIYVIYTYAGAEMTILGIMAYDRYVAVCQPLHYHRQMTSRTIFYLLLMALFFPTFVTTAVISMSAKLPLCGNEIQKVYCANWNVVKLSCVPTSVNNTVGMILTISIVFLPLLFVLYTYLRIVVVCWKKSAEFKGKVLQSCLPHIVSFVIYSIAGFCDIALSRYDPDELNPFVAVILSLEFVVIPPVLNPLVYGLKLPDIRRHIVHLIPWYKRKSVRSTPQLIS from the coding sequence ATGGAAAATGGCACGGATTCCTTTTACTTCAAGTTTACCATGTTTGTGAACATCGGAACCTACTACTATGTTGCCTTTGTCTTTTCCCTCCTGCTCTACAGCTTCATTGTCTCTGCCAATCTGGTGATAATACTGGTGATCTCACGGGAGAGGTCACTGCACGAGCCCATGTACATGTTCATTGCCTTGTTGTCTGTCAACTCTCTGTGCGGCGCCACTGGTTTCTTCCCCAGATTCCTCATGGACCTCGTGTCTGACTCTCACTTGATCTCGCGTCCAGCCTGTTTCACTCAGATCTATGTTATTTACACGTACGCTGGTGCTGAGATGACCATTCTGGGCATCATGGCTTATGATAGATACGTCGCTGTGTGTCAGCCTTTGCATTATCACAGACAGATGACTTCTAGAACAATTTTTTACTTATTACTAATGGCTCTGTTTTTTCCAACCTTTGTCACCACAGCGGTCATCTCTATGTCCGCCAAGCTCCCTCTTTGTGGTAATGAGATACAAAAAGTGTATTGTGCCAACTGGAATGTTGTGAAATTATCATGTGTCCCGACCTCAGTCAACAACACTGTAGGTATGATTTTAACCATAAGCATagttttccttcctcttttgtTTGTGCTCTACACCTATTTACGAATTGTCGTTGTTTGCTGGAAGAAATCTGCAGAATTCAAAGGGAAAGTATTACAGAGCTGTCTGCCACACATAGTTTCATTTGTGATTTACTCAATCGCAGGGTTTTGTGACATCGCCTTGAGCCGGTATGATCCCGATGAGCTCAACCCATTCGTGGCTGTGATTCTGTCGCTCGAATTTGTCGTCATTCCTCCAGTTCTGAATCCTCTCGTGTACGGGCTGAAGTTACCAGATATCAGACGGCACATTGTACATTTGATTCCATGGTATAAGCGAAAGTCAGTAAGATCCACACCACAGCTTATTTCATGA
- the LOC128455487 gene encoding olfactory receptor 142-like — protein MENGTDSFYFKFTMFVNIGSYYYVAFVFSLLLYSFIVSANLIIILVISRERSLHEPMYMFIASLSVNSLYGSTGFFPRFLMDLVSDSHLISRPACFTQIYVIYTYACCEMTILAIMAYDRYVAVCQPLHYHRQITSRTVFNLLLIAWFFPTFFLTTVISLSAKLPLCGNEIQKVYCANWNVVKLACVPTSVNNTVGMFITISIIFLPLLFVLYTYLRIVVVCWKKSAEFKGKVLQSCLPHIVSFMIYSIVGFCDITLSRYDPDELNPFVAVILSLEFIFISPVLNPLVYGLKLPEIRRHIVRMIPSYKRKSVRTTPQLVS, from the coding sequence ATGGAAAACGGCACGGATTCCTTTTACTTTAAGTTTACCATGTTTGTGAACATCGGAAGCTACTACTATGTTGCCTTTGTCTTTTCCCTCCTGCTCTACAGCTTCATTGTCTCTGCAAATCTGATCATAATACTGGTGATCTCACGGGAGAGGTCACTGCACGAGCCCATGTACATGTTCATTGCCTCGTTGTCTGTCAACTCTCTGTACGGCTCCACTGGTTTCTTCCCCAGATTCCTCATGGACCTCGTGTCTGATTCTCACTTGATCTCACGTCCAGCCTGTTTCACTCAGATCTATGTTATTTACACGTACGCTTGCTGTGAGATGACCATTCTGGCTATCATGGCTTATGATAGATACGTTGCTGTGTGTCAGCCTTTGCATTATCACAGACAAATTACTTCTAGAACTGTTTTTAACTTATTACTAATTGCTTGGTTTTTTCCAACCTTTTTCCTCACAACAGTCATCTCTCTGTCCGCCAAGCTCCCTCTTTGTGGTAATGAGATACAAAAAGTGTATTGTGCAAACTGGAATGTTGTGAAATTAGCATGTGTCCCCACCTCAGTCAACAACACTGTAGGTATGTTTATAACAATAAGCAttattttccttcctcttttgtTTGTGCTCTACACCTATTTACGAATTGTGGTTGTTTGCTGGAAGAAATCTGCAGAATTCAAAGGGAAAGTATTACAGAGTTGTCTGCCACACATAGTTTCATTCATGATTTACTCCATTGTGGGGTTTTGTGACATCACCTTGAGCCGGTATGATCCCGATGAGCTCAACCCATTCGTGGCTGTGATTCTTTCGCTGGAATTTATCTTCATTTCTCCAGTTCTGAATCCGCTTGTGTACGGGCTGAAATTACCAGAGATCAGACGACACATTGTACGGATGATACCATCCTATAAGCGAAAATCAGTTAGAACCACACCACAGCTTGTTTCATGA